The Corynebacterium suranareeae genome window below encodes:
- a CDS encoding HtaA domain-containing protein: MNKFATRALVALSGSAIAMTGLTVVSANAAEETGECRVVTTGTADWSVRESFNNYLEGPIANGPAYKYHGGIEVRDGVETTGTKSAREFTWPVLGSEEGEVNLGGGVHWTGHNHYNGDDESQAADNFILDLDFSNPTVKFDGNQGTLLVDYKSREFIDTKTVADFLTGTQAELATITFDAPIDLTQESVTVTGQTALTETGVDVMGTFYPEGEALAPITLNLTNEVVCDAPEEPEEPTDPEEPTDPEEPGEPSNGSSNGGILGILGILAALGGVGAVVYNYLVSTGVIAAFK, encoded by the coding sequence ATGAACAAGTTTGCCACCCGTGCACTCGTTGCTTTGTCGGGATCTGCAATTGCCATGACTGGCCTGACCGTTGTATCCGCAAACGCCGCTGAGGAAACCGGCGAGTGCCGCGTTGTCACCACCGGTACCGCTGACTGGTCAGTGCGTGAATCTTTCAACAACTACCTTGAAGGCCCAATCGCTAACGGTCCTGCCTACAAGTACCACGGTGGCATCGAGGTCCGTGACGGTGTAGAAACCACCGGCACGAAGTCAGCTCGCGAGTTCACTTGGCCAGTACTTGGCAGCGAAGAGGGCGAAGTTAACCTCGGTGGCGGCGTGCACTGGACCGGTCACAACCACTACAACGGCGATGACGAGTCCCAGGCTGCGGACAACTTCATCCTGGACCTTGACTTCTCCAACCCAACCGTCAAGTTCGATGGCAACCAGGGAACCTTGCTGGTGGACTACAAGTCCCGTGAGTTCATTGATACCAAGACCGTCGCTGACTTCCTCACCGGAACTCAGGCAGAGCTGGCAACCATCACCTTCGATGCGCCAATCGACCTAACTCAGGAAAGTGTCACCGTCACCGGTCAGACCGCGCTGACTGAAACTGGTGTCGATGTCATGGGTACCTTCTACCCAGAAGGTGAAGCACTTGCTCCAATCACCTTGAACCTCACCAATGAGGTTGTTTGTGACGCACCTGAAGAGCCAGAAGAGCCAACTGATCCTGAAGAGCCAACCGATCCTGAAGAGCCAGGCGAGCCAAGCAACGGCAGCAGCAACGGTGGCATCCTCGGAATCCTGGGAATCCTTGCAGCACTGGGTGGCGTTGGCGCAGTTGTGTACAACTACCTGGTCTCCACCGGAGTTATTGCAGCGTTCAAGTAA
- a CDS encoding HtaA domain-containing protein: MNRFSNALLAASVAGAALAIPAATATAAEDAVCSYTGQVDWNVRDSFNSYLLGNIANGSAYKHKGGLDVRDGVQTDGHARTPSLSWPVDSVTPTEVSTTGGVHWTGHNLYNGDDVTQVPDNFTLDLDFSNVTVEVDGTSGRLLVDYVSREYIDTKTLGDFQSGEQAELGTISFAKAPDFTLSSVNVTGDVSLTAAGVSVFGGFYGSGEQLAPLTLNLTALDGCGTTPDPEEPEEPGNPIEPDPAGSSTDVSSSNFTDLLTQVLSIGSMIGMVGLIGTIINYFIQSFV, translated from the coding sequence ATGAATCGCTTTTCTAACGCCTTATTAGCAGCCTCTGTCGCGGGGGCTGCTTTGGCCATTCCAGCAGCAACCGCGACTGCAGCAGAAGATGCTGTATGTTCCTACACTGGTCAGGTAGATTGGAACGTCCGTGATTCCTTCAACAGCTACCTTTTGGGAAATATCGCTAATGGCAGTGCCTACAAGCATAAGGGCGGACTGGATGTTCGGGACGGCGTCCAAACTGACGGACATGCCCGCACCCCGAGCTTAAGCTGGCCTGTTGATTCAGTGACCCCAACAGAGGTCTCTACCACAGGTGGGGTGCACTGGACTGGGCACAACCTGTACAACGGCGACGATGTCACTCAGGTACCAGACAACTTCACTTTGGATCTAGACTTCTCCAACGTGACGGTCGAAGTCGATGGCACTTCGGGTCGATTGTTGGTGGATTACGTCTCCAGGGAATACATCGACACTAAGACTCTTGGTGATTTCCAATCGGGTGAACAAGCTGAGCTGGGCACTATTTCCTTTGCCAAAGCCCCTGATTTCACCTTAAGTTCCGTTAACGTCACAGGTGATGTGTCGTTGACTGCTGCGGGTGTCAGTGTTTTCGGTGGCTTCTATGGTTCAGGGGAGCAGTTGGCTCCTTTGACACTGAATCTGACTGCACTAGATGGATGTGGAACCACTCCAGATCCAGAAGAGCCAGAAGAACCAGGCAACCCCATCGAGCCGGACCCTGCAGGATCATCTACTGATGTAAGCAGCAGTAACTTTACTGATCTTCTCACTCAGGTGCTCTCCATTGGTTCCATGATCGGAATGGTGGGCTTGATAGGCACCATCATCAACTACTTCATTCAAAGCTTCGTTTAA
- a CDS encoding LmeA family phospholipid-binding protein, producing MAKSKKSALPKVLLTIVVILLLLVLVAEFGLRYMIGKQLKDEFQAQASNQGISATEEPSISFGASPLLLGIVQGNISEVTINTPDTLNITNQGDVPTIDGTPEATVQLQDLDISDRNNPVADHLTLTTFAPDDFILATVQQQMSQAAAGNGESAGLASQLIQELVKITDVTSNAENQSVDVEFTDGAARASLRPIILNGQLAFEVIDSQLFGFGLPDEVSQMLTDAVQSSIQEVAGGLQIQTIDVADGGINVTLTGEKINVQTLESVQ from the coding sequence GTGGCTAAATCAAAAAAATCTGCGTTACCCAAAGTCCTACTCACCATCGTGGTGATTCTGCTACTTCTCGTACTGGTGGCAGAGTTTGGGCTGCGTTATATGATCGGCAAGCAACTGAAGGATGAATTCCAAGCGCAAGCTTCCAACCAAGGAATCTCCGCGACGGAAGAACCTTCCATCAGCTTCGGCGCTTCCCCATTGCTCTTGGGCATTGTTCAAGGCAACATCAGTGAAGTCACAATCAACACCCCAGACACCTTAAACATCACCAACCAAGGCGATGTCCCCACCATCGACGGCACCCCCGAAGCAACCGTGCAGTTACAGGACTTAGATATCAGTGACCGCAACAATCCCGTTGCCGATCACCTCACTCTGACAACCTTCGCCCCTGATGATTTCATCCTGGCAACTGTCCAGCAACAAATGTCCCAAGCTGCTGCTGGAAACGGCGAATCTGCAGGTCTGGCATCTCAACTGATCCAGGAACTAGTGAAGATCACCGATGTCACCTCCAACGCTGAAAACCAATCAGTTGATGTGGAATTCACCGACGGCGCAGCACGTGCCTCACTTCGCCCCATCATCCTCAACGGCCAGCTCGCCTTTGAGGTGATAGATTCCCAACTGTTCGGATTCGGGCTTCCGGATGAAGTAAGCCAAATGCTTACCGACGCTGTGCAGTCTTCCATCCAAGAAGTAGCCGGCGGCCTACAGATCCAAACCATCGACGTTGCAGACGGTGGCATCAACGTCACTTTGACTGGTGAGAAGATTAACGTCCAGACGTTGGAATCAGTCCAGTAG
- a CDS encoding methyltransferase domain-containing protein — MADHAHNLRASFRLNANGKQKPIGVITRGTTGVNRLRRFDRWCFHHPKIKTLLDASSLALDVGYGASHTTTVEWGRWLHRLAPDIRVIGLEINPERVLKPQQGVSFELGGFELAGYQPQLVRAFNVLRQYDVDQVEAAWDTVTSRLAPGGLFFEGTCDEIGKRCTWITLNSDGPQELTLAWDPWGISTPSDVAERLPKILIHRNVPGEKIHSLLSAADLAWDHCAGWEPYGPRVRWEKARAMLIDQGWPITVSRRRVGDSLLTVPWEIVAP, encoded by the coding sequence ATGGCTGATCACGCCCACAATCTGCGCGCCTCTTTCCGCCTAAACGCAAACGGAAAGCAGAAGCCAATCGGCGTGATCACCCGCGGCACCACCGGTGTAAATCGCCTCAGGCGCTTCGATCGGTGGTGCTTTCACCACCCCAAAATAAAAACGCTTCTCGACGCCTCCTCCCTCGCCTTAGACGTCGGCTACGGCGCCAGCCACACCACCACCGTCGAATGGGGACGATGGCTCCACCGCCTAGCACCCGACATACGCGTCATCGGCCTAGAAATCAACCCCGAACGAGTCCTCAAACCCCAACAAGGCGTGTCCTTTGAACTCGGCGGATTTGAACTAGCCGGATACCAACCCCAACTCGTGCGAGCCTTCAACGTGCTCCGCCAATACGACGTCGACCAAGTTGAAGCAGCCTGGGACACCGTCACCTCCCGATTAGCTCCTGGTGGCCTGTTTTTCGAAGGCACCTGCGATGAAATCGGCAAACGATGCACCTGGATCACCCTTAATTCCGACGGCCCACAAGAACTCACCCTCGCCTGGGACCCCTGGGGAATTTCCACACCATCTGATGTGGCAGAACGACTCCCAAAAATCCTTATCCACCGCAACGTGCCCGGTGAAAAAATCCACTCTTTATTGTCCGCCGCAGACCTTGCCTGGGACCACTGCGCCGGATGGGAACCCTACGGACCACGCGTACGCTGGGAAAAAGCGCGCGCCATGCTCATCGACCAAGGTTGGCCCATCACAGTATCAAGGCGACGTGTGGGCGATAGTTTACTGACAGTGCCGTGGGAGATCGTGGCGCCTTAG
- a CDS encoding DUF2505 domain-containing protein — protein MATRTENTITINQPVGKVHEALTTEAYWAYIAANLSPEAGEVNEFTAADGGATATLFEVLPLEVLPEAVRAMISQALKVKRVLNVPALTNNAATVEYNADVKGTPVDFKGTIAINGDDASTTFDYSNEVSVNIPFMGPAIEPKVADALGELFANEGALTEKWISENL, from the coding sequence ATGGCAACGCGTACAGAAAACACCATTACGATCAATCAGCCCGTGGGCAAGGTGCACGAAGCACTCACCACCGAAGCTTATTGGGCATACATCGCAGCAAACCTCTCCCCCGAAGCGGGCGAAGTCAACGAGTTCACCGCAGCTGACGGCGGCGCAACCGCAACCCTTTTTGAAGTCCTCCCACTCGAGGTCCTCCCAGAGGCAGTGCGCGCAATGATCAGCCAGGCACTCAAAGTCAAGCGAGTACTCAACGTTCCTGCGCTCACCAACAACGCAGCAACCGTCGAATACAACGCAGACGTCAAGGGCACCCCTGTTGATTTCAAGGGCACCATCGCAATCAACGGCGACGACGCTTCCACCACCTTCGACTACAGCAACGAAGTTTCCGTGAACATCCCATTCATGGGCCCTGCAATCGAGCCAAAGGTTGCGGATGCACTTGGCGAGCTCTTCGCAAACGAAGGCGCTCTCACCGAAAAGTGGATCTCCGAGAACCTCTAA
- a CDS encoding UDP-N-acetylmuramate dehydrogenase has product MLDSSLAQEIAAIDGVELDSDVTFADLTTLRIGGKPRAAVRCQTTQALVSAIKLLDDASLPLLIVGGGSNLVVADGELDVIAVIIETDDVSLNLSTGLLTADAGAVWDDVVQLSVDAGLGGIECLSGIPGSAGATPVQNVGAYGTEVSDVLTRVQLLDRTTHQTSWVDASELELSYRYSNLKFTNRAVVLAIELQLLTDGLSAPLRFGELGRRLAISKDEPHPRRPVRIVRDTVLELRRTKGMVIEHTDHDTWSAGSFFTNPIVDPAVADAVFDTVGEPTMPRFPADNGKEKLSAAWLIERAGFKKGHPGNGAKASLSTKHTLALTNRGDATAADLVALAKGIRDGVFKAFGVTLVPEPVWIGLSIDD; this is encoded by the coding sequence GTGTTGGATTCATCGCTAGCCCAGGAAATCGCCGCGATCGACGGCGTCGAACTCGATTCAGATGTCACTTTCGCCGATCTGACGACCCTACGCATCGGCGGAAAACCCCGCGCGGCCGTACGTTGCCAGACCACGCAGGCGCTGGTCAGCGCCATAAAATTGCTTGACGACGCCTCCCTCCCCCTCCTCATCGTCGGCGGTGGGTCTAACCTTGTGGTTGCTGATGGCGAACTCGATGTCATTGCCGTGATTATCGAAACCGATGACGTCTCCTTAAACCTTTCCACCGGCTTACTTACCGCCGATGCAGGCGCTGTTTGGGACGATGTTGTCCAACTTTCGGTGGATGCTGGCCTTGGTGGAATTGAATGCCTCTCCGGAATCCCAGGCTCCGCCGGTGCCACCCCCGTCCAAAACGTCGGCGCCTACGGAACGGAAGTGTCCGATGTGCTCACCCGCGTCCAGCTTCTCGATCGCACCACCCACCAAACCTCCTGGGTTGATGCCTCTGAACTTGAGCTGTCCTACCGCTATTCAAATCTCAAATTCACCAACCGTGCAGTCGTATTGGCGATCGAACTCCAATTACTCACCGATGGATTGTCCGCGCCGCTGCGGTTTGGTGAGTTGGGGCGTCGATTAGCAATTTCCAAGGACGAGCCCCACCCACGACGACCCGTCCGCATCGTCCGCGACACCGTGCTTGAGCTGCGCCGCACAAAAGGCATGGTCATCGAGCACACCGACCACGACACCTGGTCCGCCGGCTCGTTTTTCACCAACCCGATCGTCGACCCAGCCGTGGCAGACGCGGTTTTCGACACCGTCGGCGAACCCACCATGCCCCGTTTCCCCGCAGACAACGGCAAAGAGAAACTCTCCGCAGCCTGGCTCATCGAACGCGCAGGTTTCAAAAAAGGCCACCCAGGTAATGGAGCAAAAGCCTCTTTGAGCACCAAGCACACCCTCGCGCTGACCAACAGAGGCGACGCCACCGCCGCCGACCTCGTTGCATTAGCCAAAGGAATCCGCGACGGCGTCTTCAAAGCCTTTGGGGTAACCCTTGTTCCCGAACCCGTGTGGATTGGACTGAGCATCGATGACTAA
- a CDS encoding DUF1801 domain-containing protein translates to MTKFSEIPGTATPLHRALEGAGYPDLESLNGVPYKTLIALHGVGKTGLGRIQVALESRGLSLGEETKGATITAGHTGKVASDIKTHITDVDPVAYVDGLEGRRVAHGHLLLSIFGRVTGAEPKMWGPSMIGYGEVHYVSHTGREGDWFQCGFSPAKAKISLYGLKDTPGGEELLQKLGKYTEGKGCVYINKPEDIDLEVLEAMIAESWAGQNLTP, encoded by the coding sequence ATGACTAAATTCTCCGAAATTCCCGGCACCGCAACCCCTTTGCACAGAGCATTGGAAGGCGCTGGCTACCCGGACTTGGAATCCCTCAACGGCGTCCCTTACAAAACCCTTATCGCGTTACATGGTGTGGGAAAAACTGGGCTTGGCAGAATCCAGGTAGCTTTGGAATCTCGTGGCCTTTCATTAGGGGAAGAAACCAAAGGAGCTACCATCACCGCAGGTCACACTGGAAAAGTGGCCTCGGATATCAAAACTCACATCACGGATGTTGACCCTGTGGCCTATGTGGATGGGTTAGAGGGCAGGCGGGTTGCTCATGGGCATTTGCTGTTGTCGATTTTCGGCAGAGTTACCGGCGCGGAACCTAAAATGTGGGGACCTTCCATGATTGGATACGGCGAAGTCCACTATGTTTCCCACACAGGTAGGGAAGGGGATTGGTTCCAGTGCGGTTTCAGTCCCGCGAAAGCGAAAATTTCCCTGTATGGCCTGAAAGACACTCCGGGTGGTGAGGAATTGTTGCAGAAACTTGGAAAGTACACCGAAGGTAAGGGATGTGTGTACATCAATAAGCCGGAGGACATCGATCTGGAGGTTTTGGAGGCCATGATCGCCGAGTCATGGGCTGGGCAAAATCTAACCCCTTAA
- a CDS encoding long-chain-fatty-acid--CoA ligase encodes MSAYETKAWLQHYPEWTPHTLEYGDTTLLDVYDNNLAINADKPATYFFGRTQTYAELDKEVRKTAAGLRALGVRPGDHVAIILPNCPQHIAAFYAVLKLGAVVIEHNPLYTAHELLEPFKDHGARVAIVWDKASPTVEKLRGQTQLETIVSVNMINAMPPIQRLALKLPIPALRKSREALSGAAPNTVPFETLTSAAMGGEGEDVVSEPTVTKESVALILYTSGTTGRPKGAQLTHGNLFSNLLQGKNWVPGLGDKPERMLAALPMFHAYGLTMVGTLSVFIGGEMVLLPTPRIDLIMNVMKKHTPTWLPGVPTLYEKIVDASESEGIPIKGVRNAFSGASTLSQRTVERWEKHTGGRLVEGYGLTETSPIIVGNPMSDHRRQGYVGIPFPDTIVRIANPENLDETMPDGTEGEVLIKGPQVFKGYLNQEEATKNSFHGEWYRTGDVGVMEEDGFIRLVARIKEVIITGGFNVYPAEVEEVLAEHPDIEDSAVVGIPREDGSENVVAAITLKEGAALDPDGLKEFARENLTRYKVPRTFYHFEEMPRDQMGKIRRREVQAELLKKLGK; translated from the coding sequence ATGTCAGCATACGAAACCAAAGCTTGGCTCCAGCATTACCCAGAATGGACGCCACATACATTGGAATACGGCGACACCACCTTGCTAGACGTTTATGACAACAACCTAGCTATCAACGCTGATAAACCAGCCACCTACTTTTTTGGGCGCACCCAAACCTACGCAGAGCTGGACAAAGAAGTCCGCAAAACTGCCGCAGGTTTACGCGCCCTAGGTGTCCGCCCCGGCGATCACGTAGCCATCATTCTTCCCAACTGCCCCCAACACATCGCGGCGTTTTATGCAGTACTCAAACTCGGTGCTGTGGTTATTGAACACAACCCGCTCTACACCGCCCACGAACTGCTTGAACCATTCAAAGATCACGGCGCGCGTGTAGCCATCGTGTGGGACAAAGCATCTCCAACCGTGGAAAAACTCCGTGGACAAACCCAGTTGGAAACCATCGTGTCCGTCAACATGATCAACGCGATGCCACCCATCCAGCGCCTTGCGTTGAAACTTCCCATCCCGGCACTGCGCAAAAGCCGCGAAGCACTCTCCGGAGCTGCACCAAACACCGTCCCCTTTGAAACACTCACCAGCGCAGCAATGGGAGGCGAAGGCGAAGATGTTGTTTCAGAACCAACCGTCACCAAAGAGTCTGTTGCACTGATTCTCTACACCTCCGGAACCACCGGTCGCCCCAAAGGTGCACAACTAACCCACGGCAACCTCTTTTCCAACCTTCTGCAAGGAAAAAACTGGGTGCCAGGTTTAGGTGACAAGCCAGAACGCATGCTGGCAGCACTTCCCATGTTCCACGCATACGGACTAACCATGGTGGGTACTCTTTCTGTGTTCATCGGCGGAGAAATGGTGCTGCTGCCAACCCCACGCATCGACCTCATCATGAACGTGATGAAAAAACACACCCCCACCTGGCTTCCGGGTGTGCCCACGTTGTATGAAAAAATCGTCGACGCCTCCGAATCCGAAGGTATTCCCATCAAGGGAGTTCGCAACGCTTTTTCTGGCGCATCCACTCTTTCACAGCGCACCGTTGAACGCTGGGAAAAGCACACCGGTGGCCGCCTCGTTGAAGGGTACGGACTTACCGAAACCTCCCCGATTATCGTCGGCAACCCAATGAGCGATCACCGCCGCCAAGGCTACGTTGGAATCCCATTCCCCGACACCATTGTGCGCATCGCCAACCCAGAAAACCTCGACGAAACCATGCCAGACGGCACTGAGGGCGAAGTCCTCATTAAAGGCCCACAGGTGTTCAAGGGCTACCTCAACCAGGAAGAAGCCACCAAGAACAGTTTCCACGGCGAGTGGTACCGCACAGGTGACGTCGGAGTAATGGAAGAAGATGGCTTCATCCGCCTCGTTGCCCGCATCAAGGAAGTCATCATCACCGGTGGTTTCAACGTGTACCCCGCAGAAGTTGAAGAAGTCCTGGCGGAGCACCCCGATATTGAAGATTCCGCAGTCGTTGGCATCCCCCGCGAAGACGGTTCTGAAAATGTCGTAGCTGCCATCACCTTAAAAGAAGGCGCTGCGTTAGATCCTGATGGTTTAAAGGAATTCGCCCGCGAAAACCTCACCCGATACAAAGTTCCGCGCACTTTCTACCACTTTGAGGAGATGCCAAGGGATCAGATGGGCAAGATTAGGCGCCGGGAAGTGCAGGCGGAGTTGTTAAAGAAGCTTGGCAAGTAA
- the mshA gene encoding D-inositol-3-phosphate glycosyltransferase, which translates to MRVAMISMHTSPLQQPGIGDSGGMNVYILSTATELAKQGVEVDIYTRATRPSQGEIVQVADNLQVINIAAGPYEGLSKEELPTQLAAFAGGMLSFTRREKVSYDLIHSHYWLSGQVGWLMRDLWRIPLIHTAHTLAAVKNSYRDDADTPESEARRICEQQLVDNADVLAVNTQEEMQDLMHHYDAEPDRISVVSPGADIELYSPGNDRATERSRRELGIPLHAKVVAFVGRLQPFKGPQVLIKAVAELFERDPERNLRVLICGGPSGPNASPDTYRNLAQELGVEKRIRFLDPRPPSELVTIYRAADIVAVPSFNESFGLVAMEAQASGTPVIAARVGGLPIAVAEGETGLLVDGHSPHTWADALATLLDDDETRIRMGEDAVEHARTFSWAATAAQLSSLYNEAIANENVDGETHHGQVNARPGT; encoded by the coding sequence ATGCGCGTAGCAATGATTTCCATGCATACCTCTCCGTTGCAGCAGCCGGGGATTGGTGATTCGGGCGGAATGAATGTTTATATTCTTTCCACTGCAACTGAGCTGGCAAAACAGGGGGTAGAGGTAGATATTTATACTCGTGCCACCAGGCCGTCGCAGGGGGAGATCGTGCAGGTGGCTGATAATTTGCAAGTTATTAATATCGCTGCCGGCCCGTATGAGGGGTTGTCTAAAGAGGAATTACCTACGCAGTTGGCGGCGTTTGCGGGTGGAATGTTGTCGTTTACGCGCCGGGAGAAGGTTTCTTATGATTTGATTCATTCCCATTATTGGCTTTCTGGCCAGGTGGGGTGGTTGATGCGGGATTTGTGGCGGATCCCGCTTATTCATACGGCGCACACGTTGGCGGCTGTGAAGAATTCTTATCGCGATGATGCTGATACTCCGGAGTCGGAGGCGCGGCGTATTTGTGAGCAGCAGTTGGTGGATAATGCCGATGTGTTGGCGGTGAATACGCAGGAAGAGATGCAGGATTTGATGCATCACTATGATGCGGAGCCAGATCGGATTTCGGTGGTGTCTCCTGGGGCGGATATTGAGCTGTACAGCCCTGGAAATGATCGCGCGACGGAGCGATCGCGCCGTGAGTTGGGCATTCCGCTGCATGCCAAAGTGGTGGCGTTTGTGGGAAGGCTGCAGCCGTTTAAGGGCCCGCAGGTGCTGATCAAGGCGGTTGCGGAGTTGTTTGAGCGCGATCCGGAAAGAAATTTGAGGGTGTTGATTTGTGGTGGCCCTTCTGGTCCGAATGCTTCACCGGATACGTATAGGAATTTGGCGCAGGAACTGGGCGTCGAAAAGCGTATTCGCTTTTTAGACCCGCGCCCCCCGAGCGAGCTAGTGACCATTTATCGCGCGGCAGACATCGTGGCCGTGCCAAGTTTTAATGAATCTTTCGGCCTTGTCGCCATGGAGGCTCAAGCCAGCGGCACGCCCGTCATAGCGGCCCGGGTTGGCGGGCTGCCTATAGCGGTCGCGGAGGGCGAGACGGGATTGCTTGTCGACGGCCACTCCCCGCACACCTGGGCCGACGCGCTGGCAACCCTGTTGGATGATGATGAAACGCGCATCAGAATGGGCGAAGACGCCGTAGAACACGCACGAACTTTCTCCTGGGCAGCTACCGCGGCGCAGCTATCGTCGCTGTACAACGAGGCAATTGCCAACGAAAATGTGGATGGTGAAACCCATCACGGGCAAGTAAACGCGCGTCCTGGAACATAA